GATCGCGTGGAGGATGTAGTGCGTGTGCTGGCCGAGGTGGAGGCGGCGACGGATGCGGGGATGCACGCGGCGGGCTTCGTGGCGTACGAGGCCGCCCCCGCTTTTGATCCCGCTCTCACCACCCGCCCCCCCGACCCACGCCTCCCCCTCGCCTGGTTTGCGATCTTCTCCAGGCGCGACGAGGCCGCTCCGGACGAGGCACCGCACGGACAATTCGAGCTGGGTGAGTGGGAGGCCGCCACCCCGAAAGCCGCGTACCTCCAGCGCGTCGGCGAGATCCGCGAGCTGATCGCGGCGGGCGACACGTACCAGGTCAACTACACCCTGCGCCTGCGCGCCTCCTTCCAGGGCGATCCCACCGCGCTGTACGAGCGCCTGGCGCGCGCGCAGCGCTCCGCCTTCTGCGCGTACCTGGAGGTGGATGGCAGCGCCATCATCTCCGCGTCGCCGGAGCTCTTTTTCGGCTTCCGCGATGGCGAGCTGGAGATGCGGCCGATGAAGGGCACTCGCCCCCGCGGCCGCTTCCCTGCGGAGGACGCGGCGCTCGCGGCGGATCTGCTCGCGTCGCCCAAGGAGCGGGCGGAGAACCTGATGATCGTGGACCTGCTGCGGAACGATGCGGGGCGCGTGGCGGAGCCGGGAAGCGTGCGCGTGGAGCGGATGTTCGAGGTGGAGCGCTACGAAACCGTCCACCAGCTCACCTCCACCATCCGCGCGCGGCCCCGCGCCGGCGCGCGCCTGACCGACATCTTTCGCGCGCTCTTCCCCTGCGGCAGCGTGACCGGCGCTCCCAAGGTGCGGACGATGGAGATCATCGCAGAGGTGGAGGAGGAGCCGCGCGGCGTCTACTGCGGCGCCATTGGGTTCGCGTCGCCGGGCGAGGCGGTGTTCAGCGTCGCGATACGCACCGTGGTGGTGGATCGCGCGGCCAAGCGCGCGGAGATGGGGGTAGGGAGCGGGATCACCTGGGACTCGGATGCGGCGGCGGAGCATCGCGAGTGCCTGGACAAGGCCGCCTTCACCCACCGCGTGCCGAACGACTTCCGCCTCCTCGAAACGCTCC
This genomic window from Longimicrobium sp. contains:
- the pabB gene encoding aminodeoxychorismate synthase component I; the encoded protein is MDAPLVRFDSFDPLRGARSFRFAGFQRVARADRVEDVVRVLAEVEAATDAGMHAAGFVAYEAAPAFDPALTTRPPDPRLPLAWFAIFSRRDEAAPDEAPHGQFELGEWEAATPKAAYLQRVGEIRELIAAGDTYQVNYTLRLRASFQGDPTALYERLARAQRSAFCAYLEVDGSAIISASPELFFGFRDGELEMRPMKGTRPRGRFPAEDAALAADLLASPKERAENLMIVDLLRNDAGRVAEPGSVRVERMFEVERYETVHQLTSTIRARPRAGARLTDIFRALFPCGSVTGAPKVRTMEIIAEVEEEPRGVYCGAIGFASPGEAVFSVAIRTVVVDRAAKRAEMGVGSGITWDSDAAAEHRECLDKAAFTHRVPNDFRLLETLLYEPGAGFFLLDGHLRRLKGSAEHFGFRFDRGEIIRALHSGLRTSGPQRVRLLLDRAGEAAVETSSVDRSTSPVRIGIAPEPVDSRDALLFHKTTNRAAYDTRRASRPDCDDVLLVNERGELTESTLANLVVRLDGALWTPPLACGLLPGVFRTHLLHRGDIRERVLRPADLHRADGIYLINSVRRWRRAEWAG